A single region of the Pyricularia oryzae 70-15 chromosome 4, whole genome shotgun sequence genome encodes:
- a CDS encoding trichothecene 3-O-acetyltransferase, whose amino-acid sequence MAPVTTSDQLGAAAFEHLDDTFGSFPMIRRYTPICLLFSLPEDVPSIQTEVEQHLRRALAKLARDLPWVAGRVIYEGRDETHSGIRRVIPHADEIELIVKYSTAELPSFQEMQIANFPMRFLQTDVVVPPIAVTWVASPYDNDIIAPVLVLQANFVRGGLVLTIASNHTTMDMTGLGMLIGFFAKACRGEDLTSDEIAQANQDRRNVIPLLGDDYQPGPELDDCFIPQMPPPPPPTTTPPSTTTTTATPPKPAKWAYFNFPQQALKDLKLEASKQTIVPYISTDDAVTALCWQRTQAARAAKLGPKASSTLARLLSMRHLLGLSGPGKYYMGHLADCGYAEQTDVFALPVGDVAGRLRAVLRDEEAQRRHFCAFATMVHRLDDKSVLANGARQDPHSGVGVSSYVNVKTGGMSFGDVLGRPVATRRPMMAPWPSLMYLMPLDAKGDMAVGFCLAEDEIETLRGDQVLGRYATYVG is encoded by the coding sequence ATGGCGCCTGTGACAACCTCGGACCAGCTCGGGGCCGCTGCCTTTGAGCACCTGGACGACACATTTGGCTCCTTCCCCATGATCAGGCGCTACACGCCCATCTGTCTCTTGTTTTCGCTTCCGGAAGATGTCCCTTCCATCCAGACCGAGGTTGAGCAGCATCTCAGGCGCGCTTTAGCAAAGCTCGCCCGCGATCTACCCTGGGTAGCCGGTCGCGTCATCTATGAAGGCCGGGACGAAACCCACTCGGGTATCCGCAGGGTCATACCCCACGCGGACGAGATCGAGCTAATTGTCAAATACAGCACTGCCGAGCTCCCCAGCTTCCAAGAGATGCAGATCGCCAACTTCCCCATGCGGTTTTTGCAAACAGACGTCGTCGTGCCGCCCATCGCCGTGACGTGGGTGGCCTCTCCCTACGACAACGACATAATCGCCCCGGTTCTGGTCCTGCAGGCCAACTTTGTACGCGGCGGACTGGTGTTGACGATAGCCAGCAACCATACCACCATGGACATGACGGGCCTGGGCATGCTGATTGGCTTCTTTGCCAAGGCCTGCCGAGGAGAGGACCTGACATCGGATGAGATAGCCCAAGCGAACCAGGACAGGCGCAACGTCATTCCACTTCTGGGGGACGATTACCAACCAGGCCCCGAGCTAGACGACTGCTTCATACCGCAGATGCCCCCACCGCCcccaccaacaacaacaccaccatcaacaacaacaacaaccgcCACCCCGCCCAAGCCTGCAAAATGGGCCTACTTCAACTTCCCCCAGCAAGCACTCAAGGACCTCAAACTCGAAGCCAGCAAGCAGACCATCGTCCCCTACATCTccaccgacgacgccgtcaccGCCCTGTGCTGGCAGCGCACGCAGGCCGCCCGCGCCGCCAAGCTCGGACCAAAGGCATCCTCGACCCTCGCGCGCCTCCTCAGCATGCGGCATCTGCTCGGCCTCTCCGGCCCGGGCAAGTACTACATGGGCCACCTCGCCGACTGCGGGTACGCGGAGCAGACCGACGTGTTTGCCCTGCCGGTGGGCGACGTGGCCGGCCGGCTGCGGGCGGTGCTGCGCGACGAGGAGGCGCAGCGCCGGCACTTTTGCGCCTTTGCCACCATGGTGCACCGCCTCGACGACAAGTCGGTGCTGGCCAACGGCGCCAGGCAGGACCCGCACTCCGGGGTCGGCGTCTCGTCGTACGTCAACGTCAAGACGGGCGGCATGTCGTTTGGCGACGTCCTCGGCAGGCCCGtggcgacgaggaggccCATGATGGCCCCGTGGCCCAGCCTCATGTACCTGATGCCGCTGGATGCCAAGGGCGACATGGCGGTGGGGTTCTGCTTGGCCGAGGATGAGATTGAGACGCTGAGGGGCGATCAAGTGTTGGGCAGGTATGCCACCTACGTGGGTTAG
- a CDS encoding choline dehydrogenase gives MFVSVTILALAATAIAAPIKGIDRQHVEDEYDFIIAGGGTAGLVLANRLSESGKNRILVLEAGPEPTVVSAYKPPGGNQFLGGTAIDWSFYTSPQEHMDDRVLRYHRGRCLGGSSVTNGFYHGRGSASVFDDWVRLGNPGWGWHDLYPLAVKGTHFNPPDDHELKGFDLTAKTWDPSAYGDGPLELAFQGYVPPSTTGFIAAVSEALHLPVVRDHNTGNSTGVKQGTGTLDANLLRSSSYDGYLKQAIDRTNLDVLYHAPVWQLLLDESGEKPKATGVAFMDHPTGIVHEVKARKEVVVSMGAFNSPQLLMVSGIGPKAQLDKYAITPVVVNENVGQHLNDHSVFSIMALSTPEFSTTDMTASWSALRQAQDEFYQNRTGQYTAPSGITNAFQKMSEEELRAIGAEEIITSGLANQSHIEYLFESIWYPGGPTPYYTPLPSESYISVTASSMVALSRGNVTLRSSSMAEFPLVNPNYYAHPVDRIIAIESFRYLRKILAHPALSKFTMGPNHGELSPGPENVSDDDDEAIWEYVKSNTIPNWHASGTVQMLPEEDGGVVDPRLRVYGVDGLRVVDCSIIPVLPDVNILGPVYMIAEKGAEMIREDWDDI, from the exons ATGTTCGTCTCGGTCACCATTCTCGCCCTCGCAGCGACAGCCATAGCTGCTCCGATCAAGGGAATTGACCGGCAGCACGTCGAAGATGAGTACGACTTTATCATTGCAGGAG GCGGCACCGCGGGTCTCGTTCTAGCCAATCGCCTCAGCGAGTCGGGCAAAAACCGCATCCTCGTGCTCGAGGCCGGCCCGGAGCCCACCGTGGTATCCGCCTACAAGCCCCCCGGGGGCAACCAGTTCCTCGGCGGGACGGCCATCGACTGGTCCTTTTACACGTCTCCACAGGAGCACATGGACGACCGCGTGCTCCGCTACCACCGCGGCAGGTGTCTGGGCGGAAGCAGCGTCACCAACGGTTTCTACCACGGCCGCGGCTCGGCCTCTGTCTTTGACGACTGGGTGCGCCTGGGCAACCCGGGCTGGGGCTGGCACGACCTGTACCCGCTCGCCGTCAAGGGCACGCACTTCAACCCGCCCGACGACCACGAGCTCAAGGGGTTCGACCTCACGGCCAAGACCTGGGACCCCAGCGCGTACGGCGACGGGCCGCTGGAGCTCGCGTTCCAGGGCTACGtgccgccgtcgacgacgGGCTTCATCGCGGCGGTTTCCGAGGCGCTGCACCTCCCCGTCGTCAGGGACCACAACACGGGCAACAGCACGGGGGTGAAGCAGGGCACGGGCACGCTGGACGCCAACCTGCTGCGCAGCTCCAGCTACGACGGGTACCTGAAGCAGGCCATCGACCGGACCAACCTCGACGTGCTCTACCACGCGCCTGTCTggcagctgctgctggacgAGTCGGGCGAGAAGCCCAAGGCCACGGGGGTCGCTTTCATGGACCATCCGACCGGCATCGTCCACGAGGTCAAGGCCAGGAAGGAAGTGGTGGTCAGCATGGGCGCCTTCAACTCGCCGCAGCTGCTCATGGTTTCGGGCATTGGTCCCAAGGCCCAGCTGGACAAGTACGCCATCACGCCGGTGGTGGTAAACGAGAACGTCGGGCAGCATCTCAACGACCACTCCGTGTTCAGCATCATGGCGCTGTCGACGCCCGAGTTCTCGACGACGGATATGACGGCGTCGTGGTCGGCGCTGCGTCAGGCCCAGGACGAGTTCTACCAGAACAGGACTGGTCAGTACACTGCACCATCGGGCATCACGAACGCTTTCCAAAAGATGTCCGAGGAGGAGCTGCGGGCCATTGGTGCCGAGGAAATCATCACCTCCGGCCTGGCAAATCAGTCCCACATCGAGTATCTGTTCGAGTCCATCTGGTACCCGGGAGGACCGACACCGTACTACACCCCGCTGCCCAGCGAGTCGTACATTTCCGTGACGGCTTCGAGCATGGTTGCGCTCTCCCGTGGCAACGTAACGCTGCGGTCCAGCTCCATGGCTGAATTTCCGCTGGTCAACCCGAAT TACTACGCACACCCCGTCGATCGCATCATCGCCATCGAATCCTTCCGCTACCTGCGCAAGATCCTCGCGCACCCTGCCCTGTCCAAATTCACCATGGGTCCCAACCACGGCGAGCTGAGCCCCGGACCCGAAAACGTctcggacgacgacgacgaggcgaTCTGGGAGTACGTCAAGTCCAACACCATCCCGAACTGGCACGCCTCGGGCACGGTGCAGATGCTCCCCGAGGAGGACGGCGGCGTGGTGGACCCGCGGCTGAGGGTGTATGGCGTCGATGGGTTGAGGGTCGTGGACTGCAGCATCATTCCCGTGTTGCCTGATGTCAACATCCTGGGGCCGGTCTACATGATTGCGGAGAAGGGGGCCGAGATGATTCGTGAGGATTGGGATGATATATGA